A genomic segment from Callithrix jacchus isolate 240 chromosome 8, calJac240_pri, whole genome shotgun sequence encodes:
- the RIPK3 gene encoding receptor-interacting serine/threonine-protein kinase 3, translating to MGKGGILPGPRCDSSSLLECRKAISREVKAMASLNNEFVLCLKGVIEEVGWDDDFRPALVTEFMENGSLSGLLKPQCPRPWPLLCRLLKEVVLGMCYLHEQNPALLHQDLKPSNILLDPELHVKLADFGLSTFQGSSPSGTGSREPGGTLGYLAPELFVNVNQKASPASDVYSFGILMWAVLAGREAELPTEASLVYGAVCKREAQPSLNELSQAGPETPGLEGLKDLMQLCCSNEPKDRPSFQECLPKTDEGFELVKNNMNAAVSTVKNFLSELRSSNRSGQGKTEMDGFGRNTGRQHCYDDFMDSDLLNKLNLEDSSSCVPEKYPSLTKKSRAQEEQVPQARTAGTSSDSMAQPPQTPETSTFRNQTPSPTSTGTPGPRPQRNQVRHWQD from the exons atggggaagggagggatTCTCCCAGGACCCCGGTGCGACTCCAGCTCTCTACTGGAGTGTAGGAAGGCGATAtccagggaggtcaaggccatGGCAAGTCTGAATAACGAATTCGTGCTGTGCCTAAAAGGGGTCATCGAGGAGGTGGGGTGGGACGACGATTTCAGGCCGGCACTGGTGACTGAATTCATGGAGAACGGCTCCCTGTCGGGGCTGCTGAAGCCCCAGTGCCCTCGGCCCTGGCCACTCCTCTGCCGCCTGCTGAAAGAAGTGGTGCTCGGGATGTGTTACCTGCATGAGCAGAACCCGGCGCTCCTGCACCAGGACCTCAAGCCATCCAACATCCTGCTGGACCCGGAGCTGCACGTCAAG CTGGCAGATTTTGGCCTGTCCACATTTCAGGGAAGCTCACCGTCAGGGACAGGGTCTAGGGAGCCAGGGGGCACCCTGGGCTACTTGGCCCCAGAACTGTTTGTTAATGTAAACCagaaggcctccccagccagtgaTGTCTACAG CTTCGGGATCCTAATGTGGGCAGTGCTTGCTGGAAGAGAAGCTGAGT TGCCGACCGAAGCATCACTGGTGTATGGAGCAGTGTGCAAGAGGGAGGCCCAGCCCTCACTAAATGAACTGTCCCAAGCTGGGCCTGAGACTCCTGGCTTGGAAGGACTGAAGGATTTAATGCAGCTCTGCTGTAGCAATGAGCCCAAGGACAGACCCTCCTTCCAGG AATGCCTACCAAAAACCGATGAAGGCTTCGAGCTGGTGAAGAACAATATGAATGCTGCTGTCTCCACA GTAAAGAATTTcctgtctgagctcaggagcaGCAATAGGTCAGGCCAAGGAAAGACAGAAATGGATGGCTTtgggagaaacacaggaaggcAGCACTGTTATGATGATTTCATGGATTCTGACCTGCTAAATAAACTGAATCTAGAGGATTCTTCCAGCTGTGTTCCTGAAAAATACCCAAGTCTTACCAAGAAGAGCAGGGCACAAGAGGAGCAGGTTCCACAAGCCAGGACAGCAGGGACATCTTCAGATTCAATGGCTCAACCTCCCCAGACTCCAGAGACCTCAACTTTCAGAAACCAGACACCCAGCCCCACCTCAACTGGAACACCAGGTCCTAGACCCCAAAGGAATCAGGTGAGACATTGGCAGGATTAG